From the genome of Terriglobia bacterium:
TCGACCGGCGTCTCCTCGGAGTCCTCGGGGCCCCGGCCGGGGGCAAGGAGGCCCGGCCGAATGATGTCACCCAGGGTCGCGCTCCCGTCGCCTTCCTGGCCGCCGCGGTACGATTCGACGGTCGCCTCGTCGGGCTCGTCCAGCGCCGCCTTGATCGACAGTCCGATCTTCTTCTCGACGGGATCCACCTTGATGATCTTCACGCGGACCTGCTGGTCCACGGCAAACAGGTCCTCGGGCTTCTCGATCCGCTCCTTCGCCATCTCCGAAATGTGGACGAGCCCCTCGATCCCCTCGAACAGCTCGACGAACGCGCCGAACTCGGTCAGGCGGACGATGCGCCCGGTCAAGATGTCGCCAACCCCGTGGCTCCGGAAGAAGTCCTCGATGACGTTGGGCTGGAGCTGCTTCACGCCGAGGGAGAGCCGCTGATTCTCCGAGTCGATCTTCAGGATGACCGCCTCGACGTCGTCTCCCTTCTTGAACACCTCGCTCGGGTGCTTGACTCGGCGCGTCCACGAGAGGTCGGAGATGTGCACGAGACCGTCGATGCCCTCCTCGACCTCGACGAAGACCCCGAAGTCGGTGATGTTGCGCACCTTGCCCCGGATCAGGTCGCCGACCCGGTACTTCGTATCGATCAGGTCCCATGGGTTCGGCTCGGTCTGCTTCAGGCCGAGGGACAGGCGCCGGCCCTCCTGGTCGATCTCGAGGACGACGCACTCGACCCAGTCGCCCACCGAGAGGATCTTCGAGGGGTGCTTGACCCTCTTGGTCCAGGACATCTCGGAGACGTGGATGAGCCCTTCGATTCCCTCCTCGACCTCCACGAAGGCTCCGTAGTCGGTGAGGCTGACCACCTTGCCCCTGATCCGCGTGTGGGGCGGGTACTTCGATGCGGCGCTCTCCCACGGGTCCTCCTGGAGCTGCTTGAACCCCAGGGAGACGCGTTCGCGCTCGCGGTCGAACTTGAGGACGATCACGTCCACCTCGTCCCCGATCTGGAATTTTTCGGACGGGTGGCTGATCCGGCCCCACGCCATGTCGGTGATGTGGAGCAGGCCGTCGATTCCCCCGAGATCGATGAATGCGCCGTACTCGGTGAGGTTCTTCACCACGCCGCGGAGGACCTTGCCCTCCTCGAGATCGGCGAGCGTCTTCTTCTTCTTCTCGGCGTTCTCCTCCTCGAGGACCGCCTTGCGGGAGAGCACGATGTTCCCGCGCCGCTTGTTGACCTTGATCACCCTCATGCGGAACTGCTGCCCCTTCAGTGCGTCGAGGTTCCTCACGGGGCGCACGTCCACGAGGGAGCCCGGCAGGAACGCCGGGACCCCGATGTCCACCTTGAGGCCGCCCTTGATCCGGTCGATGACGCGGCCGATGACGGGCTCGCCGGTCTCGAAGGCCCGTTCGACCTCGTCCCAGATCTTCATCTTCTCCGCTTTTTCCCGGGAGAGGACCACGTAGCCGTCGTTGTTCTCTGCCTTCTCGAGGAGCACCTCGACGCGATCACCCTCCTTCACGGTGAGGGTACCGTCGGGGGCGCGAACCTCGTCGATATCGATCACGCCCTCGGACTTGTATCCGATGTCGACGATCACTTCCTTGTCGAGGATCTTGATCACGCGGCCCTGGACGACCTCCCCCTCCTTGAGGGGCTTGAGACCGCCTTCCCACTTCTCGAACGCCAGGCCGAAATCCTCGACGTCCTCCGCGGGCTCGGAGGAAGGGGATGCGTCGGTCTCGCTCGCCTCGCGCTCCGCGAGACTTCCGCTCTCCTGCGGCTCGTCGGGAGGCGCGGAGTCCTTGTTCACCTCGGGCGGCTGCTGCTGGGTATCCATGATCTG
Proteins encoded in this window:
- a CDS encoding 30S ribosomal protein S1; translation: MDTQQQPPEVNKDSAPPDEPQESGSLAEREASETDASPSSEPAEDVEDFGLAFEKWEGGLKPLKEGEVVQGRVIKILDKEVIVDIGYKSEGVIDIDEVRAPDGTLTVKEGDRVEVLLEKAENNDGYVVLSREKAEKMKIWDEVERAFETGEPVIGRVIDRIKGGLKVDIGVPAFLPGSLVDVRPVRNLDALKGQQFRMRVIKVNKRRGNIVLSRKAVLEEENAEKKKKTLADLEEGKVLRGVVKNLTEYGAFIDLGGIDGLLHITDMAWGRISHPSEKFQIGDEVDVIVLKFDRERERVSLGFKQLQEDPWESAASKYPPHTRIRGKVVSLTDYGAFVEVEEGIEGLIHVSEMSWTKRVKHPSKILSVGDWVECVVLEIDQEGRRLSLGLKQTEPNPWDLIDTKYRVGDLIRGKVRNITDFGVFVEVEEGIDGLVHISDLSWTRRVKHPSEVFKKGDDVEAVILKIDSENQRLSLGVKQLQPNVIEDFFRSHGVGDILTGRIVRLTEFGAFVELFEGIEGLVHISEMAKERIEKPEDLFAVDQQVRVKIIKVDPVEKKIGLSIKAALDEPDEATVESYRGGQEGDGSATLGDIIRPGLLAPGRGPEDSEETPVDEE